A portion of the Armatimonadota bacterium genome contains these proteins:
- a CDS encoding SDR family oxidoreductase — protein sequence MAREERWLEGMVALVTGAGRGEDGGGGAGISRYLARQGARVAVNDLTEEYAQATVDQIRSRGGEAWGIVGDVSDPAEAQRMVDAVVRHFGRLDILVNNAAIGGLIPAVERLPDEIWHRQVAVDLSGPFYMSRAALRHMIPQGFGRIVNIASLAAVRTGFVSGSTYTTAKTGLLGLTRQMAFEVAQFGITVNALMPTGIRNPRILRMRPEWLQAEGRLGPLDPEEEIGKLVAFLSRRDVSFISGAAIPLDRGVGSALGNFEAYKQRTGKDAG from the coding sequence ATGGCACGGGAGGAGAGGTGGCTGGAGGGGATGGTGGCCCTGGTGACGGGCGCGGGCCGTGGGGAAGACGGCGGAGGCGGAGCCGGCATCTCCCGGTACCTGGCTCGCCAGGGTGCCCGGGTGGCGGTGAACGACCTCACGGAGGAATATGCGCAGGCCACCGTGGATCAGATTCGCAGCAGGGGCGGAGAGGCGTGGGGCATTGTGGGGGATGTCTCGGACCCCGCGGAAGCCCAGCGGATGGTGGACGCCGTGGTGCGCCATTTCGGCCGGCTGGACATCCTGGTGAACAACGCGGCCATCGGTGGCCTGATCCCCGCGGTGGAACGGCTCCCGGACGAGATCTGGCACCGTCAGGTGGCGGTGGATCTCTCGGGCCCCTTCTATATGAGCCGGGCTGCCCTACGGCACATGATCCCACAAGGATTTGGTCGCATCGTGAACATCGCTTCCCTCGCCGCGGTCCGCACGGGATTCGTGAGCGGCTCCACGTACACCACCGCGAAAACGGGGCTTTTGGGACTGACCCGGCAGATGGCCTTTGAGGTGGCGCAGTTTGGGATCACGGTGAACGCGCTTATGCCCACCGGCATCCGGAACCCCCGGATCCTGCGGATGAGACCGGAATGGTTGCAGGCGGAGGGGAGACTGGGCCCCCTGGATCCCGAGGAAGAGATCGGGAAACTCGTGGCCTTCCTCTCCCGGCGGGATGTGTCCTTCATTTCCGGAGCGGCTATCCCCCTGGACCGAGGGGTAGGGAGTGCCCTGGGGAACTTCGAGGCCTACAAGCAGAGGACTGGGAAGGACGCGGGCTAG
- a CDS encoding SDR family oxidoreductase, protein MQRVRLCDLSGMVALVTGAGGGSKGGVGPVIARSLAQAGARVAVNDRTAEWAEATVQELRGEGLEAEAFPADVADVRQADQLVERVVERFGQLDVLVNKAEYHASGQRADEVSDEEWERSLAVNVHAPFYLSRAAVRHMRARRFGRIINVSNISAIRTSLLHGVPYVATKEALYGLTRHLAIEVAQHGITVNAILPGFILTPKLLEDWPEERQSAVAATIPALRAGTPEEVAALVVFLASREAGYITGAAIPIDGAVSVVPGGGGGRRETAFV, encoded by the coding sequence ATGCAGAGGGTACGGTTGTGCGACCTCAGCGGGATGGTGGCCCTGGTGACGGGCGCCGGGGGCGGCTCCAAGGGGGGAGTCGGGCCCGTGATCGCCCGGTCCCTAGCCCAGGCGGGTGCCCGGGTGGCGGTGAACGATCGGACTGCGGAGTGGGCGGAAGCCACGGTGCAGGAGCTGCGGGGGGAGGGGCTAGAGGCGGAGGCGTTCCCCGCGGACGTGGCGGATGTCCGGCAGGCGGACCAGCTGGTGGAGCGGGTGGTGGAACGGTTCGGGCAGCTGGACGTCCTCGTGAACAAGGCGGAGTACCACGCGAGTGGCCAGCGGGCGGACGAGGTGTCGGACGAGGAGTGGGAGAGAAGCCTCGCGGTGAACGTGCATGCTCCGTTTTACCTGAGCCGGGCCGCGGTGCGGCACATGCGAGCTCGGAGGTTCGGCCGGATCATCAACGTCTCCAACATCTCCGCCATCCGCACGAGCCTGCTGCACGGGGTGCCGTACGTAGCTACAAAGGAGGCTCTGTACGGGCTCACCCGACACTTGGCCATCGAGGTGGCCCAGCACGGCATCACGGTGAACGCCATCCTGCCAGGGTTCATCCTCACACCGAAGCTCTTGGAGGACTGGCCGGAGGAGCGGCAGAGCGCGGTGGCGGCCACGATTCCCGCGCTCCGAGCTGGGACCCCCGAGGAGGTGGCGGCCCTGGTGGTGTTCCTGGCAAGTCGGGAGGCGGGCTACATCACGGGGGCGGCTATCCCCATCGATGGAGCGGTATCCGTGGTGCCCGGAGGAGGCGGGGGGCGCCGGGAGACCGCGTTCGTGTAG
- a CDS encoding SDR family oxidoreductase has protein sequence MGRLEGMVALVTGAGGGALGGGGAGIARTLAEEGARVAVNDLQEEYAQATVDQIRGRGREAWPVVGDVSDPSQARRMVESVVDRWGRLDILVNNAARLGRSPAVERMPDEEWWSYLRVNLSGPFYMSRAALPHMVRQGFGRIVNLSSLAALRASLNGGACYTSSKRGLLGLTRQLAAEFYPYGITVNAVLPAGILTGRMRTQMRKEEVEARLASRRIALPEDIGALVAFLASREAGLITASVIVIPGVAVCPLGDYAQYRAVAQAIGKDIGA, from the coding sequence ATGGGCCGGTTGGAAGGTATGGTGGCCCTGGTCACGGGTGCGGGTGGCGGAGCGCTGGGCGGCGGGGGAGCGGGCATCGCGCGGACCTTGGCGGAGGAAGGCGCCCGGGTGGCCGTGAACGATCTCCAGGAGGAATATGCGCAGGCCACGGTGGACCAGATCCGCGGCAGGGGCCGGGAAGCGTGGCCGGTGGTGGGGGATGTCTCGGACCCCAGCCAGGCCCGCCGGATGGTGGAGTCCGTGGTGGATCGGTGGGGGCGGCTGGACATCCTGGTGAACAATGCGGCGCGCCTGGGGCGTTCCCCCGCGGTGGAGCGGATGCCGGACGAGGAGTGGTGGAGCTACTTGCGGGTGAACCTCTCGGGACCCTTCTACATGAGCCGGGCTGCCCTCCCCCACATGGTCCGACAGGGGTTCGGCCGCATCGTCAACCTCTCCTCCCTGGCGGCCCTTCGGGCCAGCTTGAACGGGGGAGCCTGCTACACCTCCTCCAAGCGGGGTCTTCTTGGCCTCACACGGCAGCTCGCCGCGGAATTCTACCCGTACGGAATCACGGTGAACGCCGTTCTCCCCGCGGGGATCCTCACGGGCCGCATGCGCACCCAGATGCGGAAAGAGGAGGTGGAGGCCCGGCTGGCAAGTCGACGGATTGCCCTCCCCGAGGACATCGGAGCGCTCGTGGCCTTCCTCGCGAGCCGGGAGGCAGGACTGATCACCGCCAGCGTGATCGTGATCCCCGGAGTGGCCGTCTGCCCCCTGGGAGACTACGCCCAGTACCGGGCCGTGGCCCAGGCCATCGGGAAGGACATCGGGGCGTGA
- a CDS encoding ABC transporter substrate-binding protein: MRMRIVGWILVVTLGFGLAVRPPVGLPLAEAAPGPKRGGVLRVVDEPPGSPFGVPWEIVGVSVCAAIPAFESLLWVDRQGRVYPRLAERWEVASDRRSVTITVRRGVRFHDGTPLTAQAVVYNLQRQVEARRVPFRSVEALDDRRVRIHLHEWDNRIWLNLMGTSALLASPSFIERQGVDRARWEPVGTGPFRFVRYQRDAAVIYRRFSNYWQTGKPYLDGVEIRFIRDPQTLRAAFLAGQVDVAGLGPYPVAAELVREGYPAESFFGGVVVLVPDSANPDSPLADRRVREAIGYAIDRESLARATLFGLSQGWSQLTVPESRAYLQDHPGPTYNPQRARELLAQAGYPNGFETTLIPAPYLDRNIAVAIQQYLSAVGIRAQLELPEIGRYTEYQRRGWRGMLIHVFGYFPNFNAHVSFYYTQSPEGYASMRRPSQLEVLFRDSVRTLREERHKVQALHRLLLSDLTVIPLMRYGRLYVMQKSVRDTKHLRWATWPFWAPEDAWLDR; this comes from the coding sequence ATGCGCATGCGGATCGTAGGGTGGATACTGGTGGTGACGCTAGGATTCGGCCTAGCCGTGAGGCCACCCGTGGGCCTGCCCCTCGCGGAAGCTGCCCCGGGCCCTAAGCGCGGGGGAGTTCTGCGGGTGGTGGACGAACCTCCAGGTTCGCCCTTCGGCGTGCCATGGGAGATCGTGGGGGTCTCCGTGTGCGCGGCCATCCCCGCCTTCGAAAGCCTCCTGTGGGTAGACCGGCAGGGACGCGTCTATCCGCGGCTTGCGGAGCGGTGGGAGGTGGCTTCCGATCGCCGCTCCGTCACCATCACCGTGCGGCGGGGCGTCCGCTTCCACGATGGAACGCCCCTCACCGCACAGGCGGTGGTCTACAACCTCCAGCGTCAGGTAGAGGCCCGCCGGGTCCCCTTCCGATCCGTAGAGGCGTTGGATGACCGGCGGGTACGCATTCACCTCCACGAGTGGGACAACCGGATCTGGCTGAACCTCATGGGTACCTCCGCCCTCCTGGCGTCCCCGTCCTTCATCGAGCGGCAAGGGGTGGATCGGGCCCGGTGGGAGCCGGTCGGCACCGGACCCTTCCGGTTCGTCCGTTACCAGCGGGACGCCGCGGTGATCTACCGGAGGTTCTCGAACTACTGGCAAACAGGCAAGCCCTATCTGGACGGGGTGGAGATCCGGTTCATCCGGGACCCTCAGACCCTGCGGGCCGCCTTCCTCGCGGGGCAGGTGGACGTGGCGGGGCTCGGTCCCTATCCGGTCGCCGCGGAGCTGGTCCGGGAGGGCTATCCCGCGGAATCCTTCTTCGGTGGGGTGGTGGTCCTGGTCCCGGACAGCGCGAACCCCGACTCCCCCCTGGCAGACCGGCGGGTGCGGGAGGCCATCGGGTATGCCATCGACCGGGAATCCCTCGCCCGGGCCACCCTCTTCGGTCTTTCCCAGGGATGGAGCCAACTCACGGTCCCGGAATCCCGGGCGTACCTCCAGGACCACCCCGGCCCCACGTACAACCCGCAGCGAGCTCGGGAACTGCTGGCACAGGCAGGATACCCGAATGGGTTCGAGACCACCCTGATCCCGGCTCCGTACCTGGACCGTAACATCGCGGTCGCGATCCAGCAGTACCTGAGCGCGGTGGGGATCCGCGCCCAGCTGGAGCTCCCCGAGATCGGCCGCTACACGGAGTACCAGCGGCGGGGCTGGCGAGGGATGCTCATCCACGTGTTCGGGTACTTCCCGAACTTCAACGCGCACGTGAGCTTCTACTACACGCAGTCCCCGGAGGGATATGCCAGCATGCGGCGCCCATCCCAGCTGGAGGTCCTGTTCCGGGACTCCGTGCGGACCCTGCGGGAGGAGCGGCACAAGGTCCAGGCACTGCACCGCCTGCTCCTCAGCGACCTCACCGTG